The following proteins are co-located in the Canis aureus isolate CA01 chromosome X, VMU_Caureus_v.1.0, whole genome shotgun sequence genome:
- the ZCCHC12 gene encoding zinc finger CCHC domain-containing protein 12, with protein sequence MASIIARMAHSRRQNAPLPPWAHSMLRSLGRSLGPLMASMAERNMKVFSGRVVPAQGEETFENWLIQVNGALPDWSMSEEEKLKRLLKTLRGPAREVMLLLQAANPNLSVADFLRAMKLVFGESESSVSAHGKFFNTLQAQGEKASLYVIRLEVQLQNAIQAGIIAQKDANQTRLHQLLLGAELNGDLRFRLKHLLRMYANEQERLPNFLELIKMIREEEDWDDTFIKQKRPKRSESMVERATSPVACQSSPPIVVDGADCNVIEIDDALDDSDEDVILVESQDPPLSFSASPLPRRRARSQDQVLVIDSPDSSRAQSPSTSGGSGHKNDGSGNLRRARKRKHTIRCSYCGEEGHSKETCDNESNRAQVFENLIITLQELTHTEEEGPREAPGEQNDPSELQ encoded by the coding sequence ATGGCTAGCATCATCGCGCGCATGGCTCATAGCCGGCGGCAAAACGCCCCCTTGCCGCCCTGGGCCCATTCTATGCTGCGGTCCCTGGGGAGGAGTCTCGGTCCTTTAATGGCCAGCATGGCAGAGAGAAACATGAAGGTGTTCTCGGGGAGGGTGGTGCCGGCCCAGGGGGAAGAAACCTTTGAAAACTGGCTGATCCAAGTCAATGGGGCCCTACCCGATTGGAGTATGTCCGAGGAGGAAAAGCTCAAGCGCTTGCTGAAAACCCTCCGAGGCCCCGCCAGGGAGGTCATGCTTTTGCTCCAGGCGGCCAACCCCAACCTAAGTGTGGCAGATTTCTTGCGCGCGATGAAATTGGTGTTTGGGGAATCTGAAAGCAGTGTGTCCGCTCACGGTAAATTTTTTAACACCCTGCAGGCACAAGGGGAGAAAGCCTCCCTTTATGTGATCCGTTTAGAGGTGCAGCTCCAGAATGCTATTCAGGCAGGGATCATAGCTCAGAAAGATGCAAACCAGACTCGCCTGCACCAGCTCCTTTTAGGGGCCGAGCTGAACGGGGACCTGCGCTTTAGGCTGAAGCATCTTCTCAGGATGTATGCAAACGAGCAGGAGCGGCTCCCCAATTTCCTAGAGTTAATCAAGATGATAAGGGAGGAGGAGGATTGGGATGACACTTTTATTAAACAGAAACGGCCCAAAAGATCTGAGTCGATGGTGGAGAGGGCCACCAGCCCCGTGGCATGTCAGAGCTCCCCTCCGATAGTGGTGGACGGTGCTGACTGCAACGTGATAGAGATAGACGATGCCCTGGATGACTCAGATGAGGACGTGATCCTGGTAGAGTCTCAGGACCCTCCACTGTCCTTCTCAGCTTCCCCTCTCCCCAGACGCAGGGCCAGATCTCAGGATCAAGTGCTGGTCATTGATTCCCCGGACAGTTCCCGGGCTCAATCTCCTTCCACCAGTGGGGGTTCTGGGCACAAGAATGATGGCTCTGGGAATCTGCGTAGAGCCAGGAAGCGAAAACACACAATCCGCTGCTCATATTGCGGCGAGGAGGGCCACTCCAAGGAAACCTGTGACAATGAGAGCAACAGGGCCCAGGTGTTTGAGAATCTGATCATCACCCTGCAGGAGCTGACGCATACAGAGGAGGAGGGGCCGAGAGAGGCGCCTGGTGAACAAAATGACCCTTCTGAACTGCAGTGA